The following DNA comes from Halorhabdus tiamatea SARL4B.
GGCCACGGCTTGCTCTGTCGGGTCGAAAACATCGACATCGACTCGATGGGCGTTGCCCTCCTGACGATCATCCCGCTGGGCGCGTTCGTCGAACCCGACGAGGAGAGTCGGGCCGAAGCCGACCGCGGCGCCCAGACCCGAATGTTCGCAGCCGGGGTGACCAACAACTTCGTCGTCACGGCGCTCGCCTTTCTCCTGCTCTTTGGCCCGGTCGCGGGCTCGATCCAGGCCGTCGGGGGCGTCGCCGTCGGCGGCACATTCCCGGGATCGCCGGCCGCCGACGCGTCCCTCGGGGAGGGTGACGTGATCACGGGGATCAATGGGACCGAAGTGACCAACCAGTCGACGCTGACCGACGCACTCGGGAACACCGAGAGCCGGACGGTCGCGATGTCCCTCCACGGCGGCGAGACCAAATATATTCAGCGGTCGGTGTTCGTCACCGTGGCCCTCCTCGAGGGGCCGCTTGCCGTCGATGAGGGCGACACGATCACGAGCGTCAACGGGACGAGTGTCCACACCGTCAGCGGGCTGGAAGAGGTCGTCGAGAACCGGTCGGTTGCGACACTCGAAACGGCCGATGGAAACCGGACGACCGGGCCGATCGGCGCGTACGTCAGCCGCGTCGCCGAGGACGGCCCCTTCGCCGAGGACGGCGGCCCGGCGGGCGAATCAGTCGTCATCACTCACTTCGATGGGGAGCGGATCGTCGGGCAGAGTCAACTCACCGAAGCGCTCGACGGGACTGCACCCGGCGACGAGGTCGACCTCGTCGCGTACGTCGACGGCGAACGCCGAACGTACACGGTCACGCTCGGGGAGAACCCACGTGACGACACCGGGTTTCTCGGCGTCGTCGGCATTCAGCCCGGGATCAGCGGCCTCGACGTCAACGACTTCGGCATCCAATCGTACCCCGCCGAGACCTACCTCGGCATCCTCGGCGGCGACGTCGGCCTGGACAGCTCGCTCGCCCAGCAGATCCTCTGGATCGTGACGCTACCCTTCGCGAGCGTGGTCAACCCCAACATCGCGTTCAACTTCGCCGGCTTCCTCGGGCCGATCGCTGACTTCTATACCATCCAGGGGCCGCTCGGCGGCCTCGGCGGCGGGGTGTTCGTCGCGGCGAACCTGCTGTTCTGGACTGCCTGGATCAACCTCAATCTCGCCGTGTTCAACCTGATCCCGCTGTTTCCGCTGGACGGCGGCCACTTGCTCCGGACGGGAACGGAAGCAATCGTGTCTCGAACACCGATCAACAAGCGCTGGGCTGTCCGCACCGTGACTGTCTCGGTCGGACTCGTGATGTTCGGAAGCCTCATGTTGATGTTGTTCGGCCCGCAGTTGCTTGCCTGAACGGTATTTAACTCTTTTCCCGACCTGCCGTCCCGGAAGGTCTGGATCGGGTAATAAGTACTACCGCCCGGTACGTGCTATTGCGAGGTTCCCGGTGAACACCGGCCCACCAAGGATTCGGTGCCTCTGACAGCGCCGGTCCTCCTTGCTTTCCCGTTGACCGCGACGGCCCACTGACCAAAGGTCCCCGACGTGACGGCCCTCCGGCGGATCCGTCGTGGTCGTGAATACTCTGGGACTCGATCCGAGTGTATGGACCTCCGACTCGCGAGAAGCGGTGGACCCGAAGCGAGCGAACCACCGCCGCAGCTGTCGCTGACCAGCGCGGCACGTCGCTCGTGCAGTCCGTCGTTCCGTAGATTCATACTTCTCGTCGTCATAGTTCCGATAGATGCGGCTCGACGACTATATCGAAGGCTTCGAGCGCGACGAGGCCGCCGAGAAGCGCCGCCTCGCCGAGGAGAAGTCCTATGCGATCACCGATCACCTCGAAGACGTCGAGCGACAGCTCGAGGAGACCCTCCAGGGCGACGCGCTCTTTGGCTCGACCGCGCCCGAGATCTTCGTCGGGCGCTCGGGCTACCCGAACGTCTCCTCCGGCGTGCTCTCGCCGGTCGCCGACGAGCAGGACCCCACCGACTTTGCGACCAGCGGCCAGTGGTACGCCAACGGCCTGGGGATCGAGGACGTCCTCCAGCGCCGGACGGGCCTGCTGAACTCCCAGCGCTCGGCGAAGGTGGACGTCAACGACGTCTGGGATGGGTTCGTCGGCACCCAGCGCGAGGTCGCGATCGCCGACCGGCCCGTCGATGTCGAGATCGGGCTGGACGGAACGCCCGATTTCGACCTGACCACTGACGACATCTCCACGCCCACGGGCCCGCGGGCGCGGGCGACCGAAGCCACGCTCGCCGAGAATCCTCACGTGCCACGCCCGGTCGAGAAGACCCTCGAGGACGACGACTGGCGCGCGGAGGGCGCGATGACCTACCTCTACCGGAAGGGCTTCGACGTCTACGATGTCAACACCATCCTCTCGGCGGGCGCGCTCGGACAGGGCCGAAACCGGCGACTCGTCCCGACGCGGTGGTCGATCACCGCCGTCGACGACACGGTCGGGCAGTATCTCCACGGGGGGATCCGCAACGCGAACACCATCGACGAGACCCAGGTCTGGTACAACGAATACATGGGCAATCGCTACTGGATCATCCTCACGCCGGGCGACTGGGAGTTCGAACTCGTCGAGATGAAAGCCCCCGAGAGCGTCTGGAACCCCCTCGGCGAGACCCACTACCTCGCCAGCGCCCACGAGGGCTACGGGGGGCGATCGAGTTACGTCGAGGAAACCGCCGGGGCGTACTACGCCTCGCGACTCGGCGTCCTTGAGCACCTCGTCGACATCGATCGACAGGCCAAGTGTCTCGTCCTTCGGGAGGTGACCGACGACTACTGGGCCCCGGTCGGCGTCTGGCAGGTCCGTGAGGGCGTCCGCAATGCTTTCGAGGATCCGGAGGGCCTCCCCGACACGCTTTCGGGCCGATACGGCGAGGCCGGAAGTTTCCGCGACGCCGTGACGAGCGTGACCGAGCAACTACCCGTGTCGCTGACGGCACTGCGCCGGAAGTCAGAGATGGTGGCCGGCCTTCAGGCGACGCTGTCTGACTTCTGAGACGGACGGGTGTGCGTTCGTGGCGACATTCGCTACCTCGGGGTTGGGAATTCCGTCAGGGAGGTACAGCCGACAGTATCGACAACAGTACTGTTCGTCAATTCATCGCTGATCCACACTGGGAATCTGGTCAAGGTGGATCGTCATTAGCTCCTCAAATGCTGAATGCGAATCTAGTGATTAGAGTCCGTCTAGAACGCAAGTCCGTTGCGGCCCCCGCTTTCATGATACTCCGTCGCGGTGTAGAGGCCGGTGGACTGATTGTAACATTCTCCGGTGTTTCGTCAATTCCGTCAGCATTATCTGGATCTTCACTCCCCCCTGTAGACTTCGTAGGCGTGCTCGCCGACTAGTCCTCCGATAGTTGGGATCGGCGCGTCGTCCGCCCAGCCGATCGAAAGCGTATGACTCAATTCCAACATTTTCAATCCGTTGTTGTTGCATTCGGAGCGGTCTCCGTCGGCCCTAATCCATTTGGGAGGAACTCTGCTGGCGGGAGATTCTCATCGCATCGGCGAGGCCTCCCGTCCCAAACCCGACTGAAGTCATCGTTTTCCTTCGCTCGTTGATCTTTGGTCCCGGTCCAATAGAGCAAGGCGATACTCACGTTTTTATCGCAGACAGATTCGTCGGCTGTAGCTGTGATTACAAATGGGAACGCATCTGTGTGAAGAACGGTGGATCTTGTACCTCCTCCAGTGATGTTTCCTATACTGTGAGACCGGATCAGTTCCCCTCGGTGATCGTATAAGATCATCTCAATATTGTGGAATGTCGCGCCCCAGAAACCGTTTTTTATGGAAAGCTCTACTTCCCATTCGGAGTTTGATTTCTTGACAAATGGATGGATGCTCAGCTCCCATTCTTTTCCAGGGGTCTCAACATCTCCATTGCTGAGACAACCGCCTCCGGCAACTAACAGACCGGACAACCACTGGAGGTAGTAACGACGATTCATATTAAGACTCGCGGGATGGGACTCCCTTGAGGTCAACTGTACTCAGTTCCTCGATACTAAAGTGTAGGAGTGGAATCGAGCCAGGATGACCGATATCGGTCGTATCGAACGCCGTTCCACGTTTCATGATACTCCACCACGGATAGGCAGAAGCAGTAATCCCTCGCTTGGGCAATGAGACGTTCTCGGGCGTGGGATCGATACTGCCGGCCCACTCTGGGTGGCCCATGTTCCCACTGTAGACTTCATACGCTTTCTGACCGACGAGATCGCCCAATCGGGAATCTTCGTGTCGTCGTTCCAGCCGACAGAGAGCAATATGTTGTACATGCTCAACACACTTGCACCTACCGCGCATCATTCTCAGCTGGGAGAAATTCTTTTGGGGGCAGCTCTTGATCACATTTTCGTCCGTCAAATACCCAGACATCTCTGGGATCGTCAAATTGATCACCCATCTGAGAACGATCCCCTTCCCAGTAGACTAATCCGATATTTACGTGTTCATTACAGGGGGATTCCTTTGCTTTCGCTGTGATCAAATATGGGAACGCTTCAGTGCTGAGTGCGACAGTTTTCTCACTGTCCACGGTCCCGACTTGCTGACTAATTAATTGTTCTCCCGACTTCCCAAAGAGGAGTATTTCGACATCGTGGAACGCAGATTCGAAAGAGTCGTTCTGGAGAGTGAGTTCTACTTCCCACGCTGAATCGTCAGCAAAAACATTGGGCCATATCATGAGATTCCACTGTTTTGCTGGCGTCTGCGTATTCGATGGCAATACACAGCCCGCCATCGGGAGAGATATGCAAAACAGACCACCGATTACCCGTCTGCGTCTCATATTATGAGTTACGTGAGGGAATCTCTTCGAAGTCAACTGTACTCAATTCCTCAATGCTAAAGTGTAATAGTGGGAATTGGTCCGGATGGCCAATTCTCCCGCTGTCGAACGCTTCTCCTCGCTTCATCACACTCCACCAGGGATACGTGGGGGTTGGGGTTGGATTCGGCAACGAGACGTTCTCGGGCGTGGGATCGATACCGCCGGCCCACTCCGGGTGGCCCAGGTTCCCACTGTAGACTTCGTAGGCGTGTTCGCCGACCAGTCCTCCGATCGTGGGGATCGGCGCGTCGTCCGCCCAGCCGATCGAGACCGCGTGACCGAGTTCGTGCATCCCTCGTTGCGTTTCACTCAGTACCATTGTCTAATTTTGTCGTGGCGTCGTCTGGTAGTAGCTGTTCTGGCGGCAGTTCCTCATCACAGCGACGGGGCCGCCCTTCCCAGACGCGTTCGAACTCGACGGATCCCTCTCCGCGCTGCTCACTTGTCCCATTCCAATAGGTCAGACCGATATGTACGTTCTCGTCACATGGAGACTCTCGAGCCCTTGCTGTAATGATATATGGGAATTGTTCCGTTTCGAGAGTTACATCTATCGTTCCAGAAAGACTCCCTATCGAGGAAGACTGCAGCAAGTCCCCATTTTCGTCGTACACTACTATTTCTAAATCATGAAATGTTATATCCCATCCAATCTCGCTTACGACTCGAATAGTTGTCCTAAAACCGTCACTAGTTCGACTCATGTCCTCCGGTAAAATACTGAGTCTCCATTCTTTCTCCGGCGTTTCATCGTCTCTATTAGTAACACAACCCGCAGTAAAGGTCACTGGTATAATGAACCACGTGAGTACTTCACGACGTAACATATCAATCTTCTTTTGAAGGGATCGCTTCGAAGTCAACCGTACTCAATTCTTCTAGGCTGAAATGTAATACTGGGATCTCGCCTGGATGTCTCACACCAGTGGTATCGAATGCCGGGCCGAATTTCATCAGACTCCACCATGGATACGTGGGTGACGCAACTGACGAGTTCGGCAACGAAACGTTCTCGGGCGTCGGATCGATACCGCCTGCCCGATTTGGCATGCCGATGTTCCCACTGTAGACTTCGTAGGCGTGCTCGCCGACCAGTCCTCCGATCGTGGGGATCGGCGCATCGTCCGCCCAGCCGATCGAAAACGCGTGGCCCAGTTCGTGCATTCCAACGGATTGGAGTCCGTGGAAGTCATTCTTGGAGAAGTCATCTCGTGCGATCATGATCCCGAAGCCGGTCTCGTAAGGCAACTGGTTGACGAGGGGGCCGTCCGGCGAACCGACGTGCATCGCCATGCCGGTG
Coding sequences within:
- a CDS encoding site-2 protease family protein, encoding MVDTLTLVLAGVLAYSLGAMALQRRGFLPSFLHVSGPITTIHTKRGRAFLDWLAGPKRFWRAFANVGVGFALFVLVGMFLTVLFSGFMSLQQPGANPIQEPKNALVIPGLNDFLPPAAAPEIIFGLLVGMVVHEGGHGLLCRVENIDIDSMGVALLTIIPLGAFVEPDEESRAEADRGAQTRMFAAGVTNNFVVTALAFLLLFGPVAGSIQAVGGVAVGGTFPGSPAADASLGEGDVITGINGTEVTNQSTLTDALGNTESRTVAMSLHGGETKYIQRSVFVTVALLEGPLAVDEGDTITSVNGTSVHTVSGLEEVVENRSVATLETADGNRTTGPIGAYVSRVAEDGPFAEDGGPAGESVVITHFDGERIVGQSQLTEALDGTAPGDEVDLVAYVDGERRTYTVTLGENPRDDTGFLGVVGIQPGISGLDVNDFGIQSYPAETYLGILGGDVGLDSSLAQQILWIVTLPFASVVNPNIAFNFAGFLGPIADFYTIQGPLGGLGGGVFVAANLLFWTAWINLNLAVFNLIPLFPLDGGHLLRTGTEAIVSRTPINKRWAVRTVTVSVGLVMFGSLMLMLFGPQLLA
- the nreA gene encoding DNA repair protein NreA translates to MRLDDYIEGFERDEAAEKRRLAEEKSYAITDHLEDVERQLEETLQGDALFGSTAPEIFVGRSGYPNVSSGVLSPVADEQDPTDFATSGQWYANGLGIEDVLQRRTGLLNSQRSAKVDVNDVWDGFVGTQREVAIADRPVDVEIGLDGTPDFDLTTDDISTPTGPRARATEATLAENPHVPRPVEKTLEDDDWRAEGAMTYLYRKGFDVYDVNTILSAGALGQGRNRRLVPTRWSITAVDDTVGQYLHGGIRNANTIDETQVWYNEYMGNRYWIILTPGDWEFELVEMKAPESVWNPLGETHYLASAHEGYGGRSSYVEETAGAYYASRLGVLEHLVDIDRQAKCLVLREVTDDYWAPVGVWQVREGVRNAFEDPEGLPDTLSGRYGEAGSFRDAVTSVTEQLPVSLTALRRKSEMVAGLQATLSDF